One segment of Bradyrhizobium sp. CB2312 DNA contains the following:
- the acpS gene encoding holo-ACP synthase has product MIIGIGSDLIDITRVAKVIERHGERFLDRIFTAAERAKAERRAKSERMVVATYAKRFAAKEACSKALGTGIRRGVWWRDMGVVNLPGGRPTMQLTGGARARLEALTPEGFEARIDLSITDDWPLAQAFVVISAVPLAKP; this is encoded by the coding sequence ATGATCATCGGCATCGGCTCCGACCTGATCGACATCACCCGCGTGGCCAAGGTGATCGAGCGCCATGGCGAGCGCTTCCTCGACCGCATCTTCACCGCGGCCGAGCGGGCCAAGGCGGAGCGGCGCGCCAAGAGCGAGAGGATGGTGGTGGCGACCTACGCCAAGCGCTTCGCCGCCAAGGAGGCCTGCTCCAAGGCGCTCGGCACCGGCATCAGGCGCGGCGTGTGGTGGCGCGACATGGGCGTGGTCAACCTGCCGGGCGGGCGGCCGACCATGCAGCTGACCGGCGGCGCCCGGGCCCGGCTCGAGGCCCTGACTCCGGAGGGATTCGAGGCAAGAATCGACCTGTCGATCACCGACGACTGGCCGCTCGCCCAGGCCTTCGTCGTCATTTCGGCTGTCCCGCTGGCCAAGCCCTGA
- the mscL gene encoding large conductance mechanosensitive channel protein MscL — translation MLKEFREFAMKGNVVDLAVGVIIGAAFGAIVTSLVGDIIMPIIGAATGGLDFSNYFVPLSKSVTATNLADAKKQGAVLAYGSFLTLTINFIIIAFVLFLVIRAMNTLKRKEETKPAEPPKPSEEVVLLTEIRDLLKK, via the coding sequence ATGCTCAAGGAGTTCCGCGAGTTCGCCATGAAGGGCAACGTCGTCGATCTCGCGGTCGGCGTCATCATCGGTGCGGCCTTCGGCGCCATCGTCACGTCGCTGGTCGGTGACATCATCATGCCGATCATTGGCGCGGCGACCGGCGGCCTCGACTTCTCGAACTACTTCGTCCCCTTGTCGAAGTCGGTCACCGCCACCAATTTAGCGGATGCGAAAAAGCAAGGCGCAGTCCTTGCTTACGGTAGCTTCCTGACGCTGACGATCAACTTCATCATCATCGCCTTCGTGCTGTTCCTGGTGATCCGCGCCATGAACACGTTAAAGCGCAAGGAAGAGACCAAGCCTGCGGAGCCGCCGAAGCCGTCGGAAGAGGTCGTTCTGCTGACCGAGATCCGCGATCTCCTCAAGAAGTGA
- a CDS encoding peroxiredoxin: MSQKNLLEVDWSQIPAPADDGGAAHLKGMTLPAITLLATDDTSVTLSALSGRTVVFAYPRTGEPGKIALVDDWDMIPGARGCTPQTCAFRDLFAELKAAGASQVFGLSTQSNEYQTEMASRLHLPFPVLSDEKLALTRALKLPTMEVAGLTLIKRLALIIDDASITHVFYPVFPPDRNAGDVLDWLKANPAKG; the protein is encoded by the coding sequence ATGTCTCAGAAGAACCTGCTCGAGGTCGATTGGAGCCAGATTCCCGCGCCGGCCGATGACGGCGGCGCTGCGCACCTCAAGGGCATGACGCTGCCGGCGATCACCCTACTCGCGACCGACGATACGTCAGTGACATTGTCGGCGCTGTCAGGCCGAACCGTGGTGTTCGCCTATCCGCGCACCGGCGAGCCCGGCAAGATCGCGCTGGTGGACGATTGGGACATGATCCCGGGCGCGCGCGGCTGCACGCCGCAGACCTGCGCCTTCCGTGATTTGTTCGCCGAGCTGAAGGCGGCCGGTGCCTCGCAGGTGTTCGGGCTCTCGACCCAGAGCAACGAATACCAGACCGAGATGGCCTCGCGGCTGCATCTGCCGTTCCCCGTGCTGTCGGACGAGAAGCTGGCGCTCACACGCGCCCTGAAGCTGCCGACCATGGAGGTCGCAGGGCTGACGCTGATCAAGCGCCTCGCGCTGATCATCGACGATGCCAGCATCACGCATGTGTTCTATCCGGTGTTCCCGCCCGACCGGAATGCCGGCGACGTGCTCGACTGGCTGAAGGCGAATCCCGCCAAGGGATAG
- the smpB gene encoding SsrA-binding protein SmpB: protein MADKNERPIKVMAENRKARFNYAIEDTIEAGIALTGTEVKSIRNGKSTIAESYADSKNGEIWLINATIPEYLQGNRFNHEPKRPRKLLLHRRQINKLMGAVDREGMTLIPLKLYFNERGRAKLQLAVAKGKKLHDKRESEKKRDWSREKGRLMRARG from the coding sequence ATGGCCGATAAGAACGAACGTCCGATCAAGGTCATGGCGGAAAATCGCAAGGCCCGCTTCAACTATGCGATCGAGGACACGATCGAAGCGGGCATTGCGCTGACCGGCACCGAGGTGAAGTCGATCCGCAACGGCAAGAGCACGATTGCCGAATCCTACGCGGACTCGAAGAACGGCGAGATCTGGCTGATCAACGCCACCATTCCCGAATATCTCCAGGGCAACCGCTTCAACCACGAGCCGAAGCGGCCGCGAAAGCTGCTGCTGCATCGCCGCCAGATCAACAAATTGATGGGCGCGGTCGATCGCGAGGGCATGACGCTGATCCCGCTCAAGCTTTACTTCAACGAGCGCGGACGGGCCAAGCTGCAGCTTGCGGTTGCAAAGGGCAAGAAGCTGCACGACAAGCGCGAGAGCGAGAAGAAGCGCGACTGGAGCCGCGAGAAGGGCCGCCTGATGCGGGCGAGGGGATAG
- the dapA gene encoding 4-hydroxy-tetrahydrodipicolinate synthase, with translation MAAKTKFRGSFTALVTPFKNGSLDEAAFRSLVNWQIAEGTNGLVPVGTTGESPTLSHDEHKKVVEWCIAEAKGRVPVVAGAGSNSTKEAIELAQHAEKAGADAVLVVTPYYNKPTQEGLYQHFKAINDAIGIPIIIYNIPPRSVIDMSVDTMKRLWELKNIAGVKDATASMVRVSQQRAAMGEDFNQLSGEDATILGYMAHGGHGCISVTSNVAPRLCAEFHTAWQKGDAKAALAIHDKLMPLHNNLFIESNPAPIKYAMSLLGKFDETLRLPMVPVSEPTRAAVRSAMVHAGLIN, from the coding sequence ATGGCAGCCAAGACGAAATTCCGGGGGTCGTTCACCGCCTTGGTCACGCCGTTCAAGAACGGCTCGCTGGACGAGGCGGCGTTCCGCTCCCTGGTCAACTGGCAGATCGCCGAGGGCACCAATGGCCTCGTCCCGGTCGGCACCACCGGCGAGAGCCCGACGCTGAGCCATGACGAGCACAAGAAGGTGGTCGAATGGTGCATCGCTGAAGCCAAGGGCCGGGTACCCGTCGTTGCCGGCGCCGGCTCCAACTCGACCAAGGAGGCGATCGAGCTCGCCCAGCACGCCGAGAAGGCGGGCGCGGATGCCGTGCTGGTCGTCACGCCCTACTACAACAAGCCGACTCAGGAAGGCCTCTACCAGCACTTCAAGGCGATCAACGACGCGATCGGAATTCCGATCATCATCTACAACATCCCGCCGCGCTCGGTGATCGACATGTCGGTCGACACCATGAAGCGGCTGTGGGAGCTGAAGAACATCGCCGGCGTCAAGGACGCCACCGCCAGCATGGTGCGCGTGTCGCAGCAGCGCGCGGCGATGGGCGAGGATTTCAACCAGCTCTCCGGCGAGGATGCCACCATCCTCGGCTACATGGCCCATGGCGGCCACGGCTGCATCTCGGTGACCTCGAACGTCGCGCCGCGCCTGTGTGCGGAGTTCCACACCGCCTGGCAGAAGGGCGACGCCAAGGCGGCGCTCGCGATCCACGACAAGCTGATGCCGCTGCACAACAACCTCTTCATCGAGAGCAATCCGGCGCCGATCAAGTACGCGATGTCGCTGCTCGGCAAGTTCGACGAGACGCTGCGGCTGCCGATGGTCCCGGTCTCAGAGCCGACCCGCGCCGCGGTGCGCAGCGCCATGGTACATGCCGGCCTGATCAACTGA
- the rpoZ gene encoding DNA-directed RNA polymerase subunit omega encodes MARVTVEDCIDKVDNRFDLVLLAAHRARMISSGSQLTVDRDNDKNPVVSLREIADTTISPEDLREELVHSLQKFVEVDEPEPDTVPLIGSAGASVDADDTEVAVERMTEEELLKGLEGLAPPEEQPEEDE; translated from the coding sequence ATGGCTCGCGTCACCGTAGAAGATTGTATCGACAAGGTCGACAACCGGTTTGACCTGGTCCTGCTGGCCGCCCACCGTGCCCGCATGATTTCGTCCGGTTCACAACTAACGGTTGACCGTGATAACGACAAGAACCCTGTTGTGTCTTTGCGCGAAATTGCCGACACGACAATCTCGCCGGAGGACCTCCGCGAGGAGCTGGTGCATTCGCTCCAGAAGTTCGTCGAGGTCGACGAGCCCGAGCCGGACACCGTGCCGCTGATCGGTTCCGCCGGCGCCAGCGTCGATGCGGACGATACCGAAGTTGCCGTCGAGCGCATGACCGAAGAGGAGCTCCTGAAGGGTCTCGAAGGCCTCGCGCCGCCCGAGGAGCAGCCCGAGGAAGACGAGTAA
- a CDS encoding uracil-DNA glycosylase, with amino-acid sequence MTTLRSEAARSSRQPLTVVPDRDCPLCPRLVAFREANRAREPLWHNAPVAPFGDIKARLLIVGLAPGMQGANRTGRPFTGDYAGDLLYATLLEYGFAKGNYQARPDDGLKLIDCRIANAVHCVPPQNKPLPVEINTCRQFLAANLATMPNLRAIVALGRIAHDTVLKPLNLKGSQAPFGHGAVHQAGAVRLYDSYHCSRYNTNTGVLTPDMFRSVFAKVKADLD; translated from the coding sequence ATGACGACTTTGAGGAGTGAGGCGGCCCGGTCGAGCCGCCAGCCTCTTACCGTCGTCCCCGACCGTGATTGTCCGCTCTGTCCGCGCCTGGTCGCCTTTCGCGAGGCGAATCGGGCGCGCGAGCCGTTATGGCACAACGCGCCGGTCGCTCCCTTCGGCGACATCAAGGCGCGGCTCCTGATCGTTGGCCTCGCGCCGGGGATGCAGGGCGCCAACCGCACCGGCCGCCCCTTCACGGGCGACTATGCCGGCGACCTGCTCTACGCCACGCTGCTCGAATACGGCTTTGCCAAGGGCAACTATCAGGCCCGTCCCGATGACGGCCTCAAACTGATCGACTGCCGCATCGCCAATGCCGTGCACTGCGTTCCGCCGCAGAACAAGCCGCTGCCGGTCGAGATCAACACCTGCCGCCAGTTTCTCGCCGCCAACCTCGCGACCATGCCGAACCTGCGCGCGATCGTCGCGCTCGGACGGATTGCGCACGACACCGTGCTCAAGCCGCTGAATCTGAAGGGCTCGCAAGCTCCCTTCGGCCACGGCGCCGTGCATCAGGCCGGCGCGGTCAGGCTCTACGACAGCTATCACTGCTCGCGCTACAACACGAACACCGGCGTGCTGACGCCTGACATGTTCCGGTCCGTGTTCGCAAAGGTGAAGGCGGATCTCGACTAA
- a CDS encoding NYN domain-containing protein: MSPSPTNKIALFIDGANLYATAKTLGFDIDYKRLLKEFQSRGTLLRAFYYTAIIEDQEYSSIRPLIDWLDYNGYTVVTKATKEFIDASGRRKVKGNMDIELAVDAMELAEHIDQMVLFSGDGDFRSLVEAVQRRGVRVTVVSTIASQPPMIADELRRQADVFTDLVELQSKLGRDPSERPAPRDRGERGEGRHHAPQFLQRATTMAPRGDDDFEE; encoded by the coding sequence ATGTCACCTTCCCCTACCAACAAGATCGCGCTCTTCATCGATGGGGCCAATCTCTACGCCACGGCGAAAACCCTGGGCTTCGACATCGACTACAAGCGCCTGCTGAAGGAGTTTCAGAGCCGCGGAACCTTGCTGCGGGCGTTCTACTACACCGCGATCATCGAGGATCAGGAATACTCCTCGATCCGCCCGCTGATCGACTGGCTGGACTACAACGGCTACACCGTCGTCACCAAGGCGACCAAGGAATTCATCGACGCTTCCGGCCGCCGCAAGGTCAAGGGCAACATGGACATCGAGCTCGCCGTGGATGCCATGGAGCTCGCCGAGCACATCGACCAGATGGTGCTGTTCTCGGGTGACGGCGATTTCCGCTCCCTGGTCGAGGCCGTCCAGCGCCGAGGCGTGCGGGTCACCGTAGTCTCCACCATCGCCAGCCAGCCGCCGATGATCGCCGACGAGCTGCGCCGCCAGGCCGACGTCTTCACCGACCTCGTCGAGCTGCAGTCCAAGCTCGGCCGCGACCCGTCCGAACGCCCCGCCCCGCGTGATCGCGGCGAGCGTGGCGAGGGACGCCACCACGCCCCGCAATTCCTCCAGCGCGCAACCACGATGGCGCCGAGGGGCGATGACGACTTTGAGGAGTGA
- a CDS encoding bifunctional (p)ppGpp synthetase/guanosine-3',5'-bis(diphosphate) 3'-pyrophosphohydrolase translates to MVYRRRRPMQMLAATESVAMAPSAPVARPAKPRARMMRQYDLVERVRSYNPNTNEDLLNRAYVYAMKAHGSQTRASGDPYFSHPLEVAAILTDLKLDDATIVAALLHDTIEDTEATRAEIDQIFGPEIGALVEGLTKLKRLELVSREAKQAENLRKLLLAIADDVRVLLVKLADRLHNMRTLDFVPTESRRRIAEETLDIYAPLAGRMGMQEMREELEDLSFRTLDPEAYSVVMQRLDALAERNRNLIGEIEDQLSNNLRHRGLGARVYGRRKKPFSIWTKMERKSVGFEQLSDIFGFRLVVNDIESCYRALGIVHTTWPVVPGRFKDYISTPKQNDYRSIHTTVIGPGNQRVELQIRTEAMDQIAERGIAAHVFYKEGVGSPTEFLKRESNAFAWLRHTIGILSESANPEEFLEHTKLELFHDQVFCFTPKGKLIALPRHANVIDFAYAVHTDVGNSAVGCKINGKFAPLSSELQNGDEVEVLTSEAQSAPPSAWETLAVTGKARAAIRRATRTAVRDQYAGLGRRIVERLFERAKIEYADDKLKGALPRLARTSIEDVMAAVGRGEIKASNVARAMYPDYKEERVARYGIKKGLAAKLKDKSSEPPRSAVAIPIRGINSDLPVKFAPNGGAVPGDRIVGIVTPGEGITIYPIQAPALKDFEEEPERWLDVRWDIEDTAPQRFPARIKVENVNEPGALAQIATVIAEHDGNIDNISMQRRSPDFTETTIDLEVYDLKHLSAILAQLRAKAVVAKVERVNG, encoded by the coding sequence ATGGTGTATCGGCGCCGCAGACCAATGCAGATGCTGGCCGCAACCGAATCGGTTGCCATGGCCCCGTCTGCGCCGGTGGCCCGGCCGGCCAAGCCCCGCGCGCGCATGATGCGTCAATATGACCTCGTCGAACGCGTCCGGTCCTACAATCCCAACACCAACGAAGACCTGCTGAACCGCGCCTATGTCTACGCCATGAAGGCGCATGGCTCGCAGACCCGCGCCTCGGGCGATCCGTACTTCTCGCACCCGCTCGAAGTGGCGGCGATCCTCACCGACCTCAAGCTCGACGACGCCACCATCGTCGCTGCGCTGCTGCACGACACGATCGAGGACACCGAGGCGACGCGGGCCGAGATCGACCAGATCTTCGGCCCCGAGATCGGCGCGCTGGTCGAGGGCCTGACCAAGCTGAAGCGGCTGGAGCTGGTCTCGCGCGAGGCCAAGCAGGCCGAGAACCTGCGCAAATTGCTGCTGGCGATTGCCGACGATGTCCGCGTGCTGCTGGTTAAGCTCGCCGACCGCCTGCACAACATGCGGACGCTGGACTTCGTGCCGACGGAATCGCGCCGCCGTATCGCCGAGGAGACGCTCGACATCTATGCGCCGCTCGCCGGGCGCATGGGCATGCAGGAGATGCGCGAGGAGCTGGAGGACCTGTCCTTCCGCACTCTCGATCCCGAGGCCTATTCGGTGGTGATGCAGCGGCTCGACGCGCTCGCCGAGCGCAACCGCAATCTGATCGGCGAGATCGAGGACCAGCTCTCCAACAATCTGCGCCACCGCGGCTTGGGCGCGCGCGTCTACGGCCGCCGCAAGAAGCCATTCTCGATCTGGACCAAGATGGAGCGCAAGTCGGTCGGCTTCGAGCAATTGTCCGACATCTTCGGCTTTCGCCTCGTCGTCAACGACATCGAGTCCTGCTATCGCGCGCTCGGCATCGTCCACACCACCTGGCCGGTCGTGCCGGGACGCTTCAAGGACTACATCTCGACGCCGAAGCAGAACGACTACCGCTCGATCCACACCACAGTGATCGGGCCCGGCAACCAGCGCGTCGAGCTCCAGATCCGCACCGAGGCGATGGACCAGATCGCCGAGCGCGGCATCGCCGCGCACGTGTTCTACAAGGAGGGCGTCGGCTCGCCGACCGAATTCCTCAAGCGCGAGTCCAACGCGTTCGCCTGGCTGCGCCACACCATCGGCATCCTCTCGGAGAGCGCCAACCCCGAGGAATTCCTCGAGCATACAAAGCTCGAGCTGTTCCACGACCAGGTGTTCTGCTTCACCCCGAAGGGCAAGCTGATCGCGCTGCCGCGCCATGCCAACGTGATCGACTTCGCCTATGCGGTACATACCGACGTTGGCAACAGCGCGGTCGGCTGCAAGATCAACGGCAAGTTCGCGCCTTTGTCCTCGGAGCTCCAGAACGGCGACGAGGTCGAGGTGCTGACCTCGGAAGCACAATCGGCGCCGCCCTCGGCCTGGGAGACGCTCGCGGTCACCGGCAAGGCGCGCGCCGCGATCCGCCGCGCCACGCGCACCGCGGTGCGCGATCAATATGCCGGCCTCGGCCGCCGCATCGTCGAGCGCCTGTTCGAGCGCGCCAAGATCGAATATGCCGACGACAAGCTCAAGGGCGCGCTGCCGCGGCTGGCGCGCACCTCGATCGAGGACGTCATGGCGGCCGTCGGCCGGGGCGAGATCAAGGCCTCCAACGTCGCGCGTGCGATGTACCCCGACTACAAGGAGGAGCGCGTCGCGCGCTATGGCATCAAGAAGGGCCTTGCCGCCAAGCTCAAGGACAAATCGTCCGAGCCGCCGCGCAGCGCGGTCGCGATCCCGATCCGCGGCATCAATTCCGACCTGCCGGTGAAGTTCGCGCCGAACGGCGGCGCCGTGCCGGGTGACCGCATCGTCGGCATCGTGACGCCGGGCGAGGGCATCACGATCTATCCGATCCAGGCGCCGGCCCTGAAGGATTTCGAGGAGGAGCCGGAGCGCTGGCTCGACGTCCGCTGGGACATCGAGGACACCGCGCCGCAGCGCTTCCCGGCCCGCATCAAGGTCGAGAACGTCAACGAGCCCGGCGCGCTGGCGCAGATCGCGACCGTGATCGCCGAGCACGACGGCAACATCGACAATATCAGCATGCAGCGCCGCTCGCCCGACTTCACGGAGACGACGATCGATCTCGAAGTCTACGACCTCAAGCATTTGAGCGCGATCCTGGCCCAGCTGCGCGCGAAGGCGGTCGTCGCCAAAGTCGAACGTGTTAATGGATGA
- a CDS encoding lytic transglycosylase domain-containing protein codes for MISFPRATWRSIGLVLCLTAGLSIGCAALAKSNETTAEGTKDTAKPVAKDTAKNTPKAPAKGTDKGTGKDTKGASKGAASTPAKELAKDLAKDAAKKPTKDAGKTAGKDPAKDKPKDKPKPAAAAPAPKSTPTAGTSPPKAAPAPAVTATIKPTAPAPAKPVAAPVLAPATRQHAAPRKPVTPAAVAATSSTSQADKDTLGTVIELVRKRKAGDASNYAASISDPVARKLAEWVILRSEDNGATVERYRAFLSANPSWPSQTFLRRRLEAAMWDDRRDDSVAWSWFENESPISAKGRFTLAKAMLARGDRANAERLVREAWRSDPMSEETENNALDQFGALVTPGDQKARMDTLLYGSENEAAMRAAKRLGAGYVALAKARIAAVKKAPNTRALLEAVPRELHNDPGFTFSRIQLLRREEKFAEAAQLMLSAPKDPGRLYNLDEWWIERRLLARKMIDTEEFRSAYLIARDAALPSRDIYKTEQEFTAGWIALRFLNDPTTAAQHFARIGVGSVNPTTLARAGYWQGRAAEAAGRQQEARNAYARAAEQSTSYYGQLARAKLGLPQIELNSQPRGRGAERLEIVRAAQLLYELDERELAVPLLADMGENGDPEALAGLGELTQRYSDARGMLLLGKAALNRGLPFDFYAYPVNGIPHFTPIGPEVERSIVYAIARQESAFNPSVVSPAQAYGLMQVTPDAARYVCKRHGATYDLARLKNDSVYNATLGSAELGGLLEDYRGSYIMTFAAYNAGRGSVKKWIDRYGDPRDPKVDAVDWVELIPFSETRNYVQRIMENLQVYRARFGGGTRLQIEADLRRGTGSVE; via the coding sequence GTGATCTCCTTTCCGCGCGCCACGTGGCGATCCATTGGTCTGGTTCTGTGCCTGACAGCAGGGCTGTCGATCGGCTGCGCCGCTCTCGCCAAGTCCAACGAGACGACGGCGGAAGGAACCAAGGACACCGCCAAGCCCGTGGCCAAGGATACCGCCAAGAACACCCCGAAGGCACCTGCCAAAGGAACAGACAAGGGAACCGGCAAGGACACAAAGGGCGCGAGCAAGGGTGCGGCGAGCACCCCGGCCAAGGAACTTGCCAAGGACCTTGCCAAGGACGCCGCGAAGAAGCCGACCAAGGACGCAGGCAAGACCGCCGGCAAGGACCCCGCGAAGGACAAGCCCAAGGACAAGCCCAAGCCTGCCGCAGCCGCCCCCGCGCCAAAATCAACGCCGACTGCCGGCACCTCGCCCCCCAAAGCCGCCCCCGCGCCGGCCGTGACGGCCACGATCAAACCGACCGCCCCGGCGCCCGCCAAACCCGTCGCTGCGCCCGTGCTGGCTCCTGCGACGCGCCAGCATGCCGCACCACGCAAGCCGGTGACGCCGGCCGCGGTCGCCGCGACCTCCTCGACGTCGCAGGCGGACAAGGACACGCTGGGGACCGTCATCGAGCTCGTGCGCAAGCGCAAGGCGGGCGATGCCAGCAATTACGCCGCCTCCATCTCCGATCCTGTCGCGCGAAAACTCGCCGAATGGGTCATCCTGCGCAGCGAGGATAATGGCGCCACCGTCGAGCGCTACCGCGCCTTCCTCTCCGCCAATCCGAGTTGGCCGTCGCAGACCTTCCTGCGCCGCCGCCTAGAGGCTGCGATGTGGGACGACAGGCGCGATGATTCCGTTGCCTGGTCCTGGTTCGAGAACGAGTCGCCGATCTCCGCCAAGGGCCGCTTCACGCTCGCCAAGGCGATGCTGGCGCGCGGCGACCGCGCCAATGCCGAGCGGCTGGTGCGCGAGGCCTGGCGCAGCGATCCGATGTCGGAGGAGACCGAGAACAACGCGCTCGACCAGTTCGGCGCGCTGGTGACGCCGGGCGATCAGAAGGCGCGGATGGACACCCTGCTCTACGGCAGCGAGAACGAGGCCGCGATGCGCGCGGCCAAGCGCCTCGGCGCCGGCTATGTCGCGCTCGCCAAGGCCCGCATCGCCGCCGTCAAGAAGGCGCCGAACACGCGCGCGTTGCTGGAAGCTGTGCCGCGCGAGCTGCACAATGATCCCGGCTTCACCTTCAGCAGGATCCAGCTCTTGCGCCGCGAGGAGAAGTTTGCCGAAGCCGCCCAGCTGATGCTGTCGGCGCCGAAGGACCCAGGCCGGCTCTACAATCTCGACGAATGGTGGATCGAGCGGCGCCTCCTGGCGCGCAAGATGATCGACACCGAGGAGTTCCGCAGCGCCTATCTGATCGCGCGCGACGCAGCCCTGCCCTCGCGCGACATCTACAAGACCGAGCAGGAATTCACCGCGGGCTGGATCGCGCTGCGCTTCCTCAACGATCCCACCACCGCCGCCCAGCATTTCGCCCGCATTGGCGTCGGTAGCGTCAATCCGACCACGCTGGCGCGCGCCGGCTATTGGCAGGGCCGCGCCGCGGAGGCCGCAGGCCGTCAGCAGGAGGCGCGCAACGCCTATGCCCGCGCAGCCGAGCAATCGACCAGCTATTACGGCCAGCTCGCGCGCGCCAAGCTTGGCCTGCCGCAGATCGAGCTCAACAGCCAGCCGCGCGGCCGCGGCGCCGAGCGGCTGGAGATCGTGCGCGCCGCGCAGCTGCTCTACGAGCTCGACGAGCGCGAGCTCGCCGTGCCTCTGCTCGCCGACATGGGCGAGAACGGCGATCCGGAAGCGCTCGCGGGCCTCGGCGAGCTCACCCAGCGCTACAGCGACGCGCGCGGCATGCTGCTGCTCGGCAAGGCCGCGCTCAACCGCGGCCTGCCTTTCGATTTCTACGCCTATCCCGTCAACGGCATTCCGCACTTCACGCCGATCGGCCCCGAGGTCGAGCGCAGCATCGTCTACGCGATTGCGCGGCAGGAGAGCGCGTTCAACCCCTCGGTGGTCTCGCCGGCGCAGGCCTATGGGCTGATGCAGGTGACGCCGGACGCGGCGCGCTATGTCTGCAAGCGGCACGGCGCCACCTACGATCTGGCGCGGTTGAAGAACGATTCGGTCTACAACGCCACGCTCGGCTCGGCCGAGCTCGGCGGGCTGCTCGAGGATTATCGCGGCTCCTACATCATGACCTTT
- a CDS encoding pyridoxine 5'-phosphate synthase, with product MPASPLRLGVNIDHVATVRNARGGRHPDPVRAALLAIEAGADGITAHLREDRRHIRDEDMARLKAGISKPLNFEMAATDDMMRISLATKPHAVCLVPERRQEVTTEGGLDVVGQHNALAPYIARLNDAGIRVSLFIAADPAQIEMAARLRAPVIEIHTGAWCDAVVDGHADKAEAEWQRIVAGAKLAKQAGLEVHAGHGLDYATAEKIAALPEIMELNIGYYMIGEALFVGLAETVRSMRAAMDRGRSRA from the coding sequence ATGCCCGCATCCCCGCTCCGCCTCGGCGTCAATATCGACCACGTCGCGACCGTCCGTAACGCGCGCGGCGGCCGCCATCCCGATCCGGTGCGCGCCGCGCTGCTGGCGATCGAGGCCGGCGCCGACGGCATCACCGCGCACTTACGCGAAGACCGCCGGCACATCCGCGACGAGGACATGGCGCGGCTGAAGGCCGGGATCTCCAAGCCGCTGAATTTCGAAATGGCGGCGACCGACGACATGATGCGCATCTCGCTCGCCACCAAGCCGCACGCGGTGTGCCTGGTGCCCGAGCGCCGGCAGGAGGTGACGACCGAAGGCGGGCTCGATGTGGTTGGCCAGCACAATGCGCTCGCGCCCTATATCGCGCGGCTGAACGATGCCGGCATCCGCGTCTCGCTGTTCATCGCCGCCGACCCCGCGCAGATCGAGATGGCGGCGCGGCTGCGCGCGCCCGTGATCGAGATCCACACCGGCGCCTGGTGCGATGCCGTCGTTGACGGCCACGCCGACAAGGCGGAAGCCGAATGGCAGCGGATCGTGGCGGGGGCGAAGCTGGCAAAACAAGCCGGGCTCGAGGTTCACGCCGGCCATGGCCTCGACTATGCGACGGCGGAGAAGATTGCGGCGCTGCCGGAGATCATGGAGCTCAACATCGGCTACTACATGATCGGCGAGGCGCTGTTCGTCGGCCTCGCCGAGACGGTGCGCAGCATGCGCGCCGCGATGGACCGCGGCCGGAGCCGGGCATGA